A stretch of DNA from Fundulus heteroclitus isolate FHET01 chromosome 22, MU-UCD_Fhet_4.1, whole genome shotgun sequence:
caggaccagaaccagaacaggctgcgctccatcagaaccagaaccagaacaggctgcgctccatcaggaccagaaccagaacaggctgcgctccatcagaaccagaacctcacgccacaacaacagtttttccatctgctaccagccttatgaacaagaccaagagccgcctgtgacctttgaccctgcctctctccccgattcaggacttacaagcttctgcgttacattaacgcacagtttactgagtgtatagaGCTTCTGTATACCAAGCCGGGCCAGAaccgtttttattttattgtattttttgtctgcaccatcaataccacgtcaaattccttgtaagtgcaaacctacttgccgattaaacttgattctgattctgattctccactccctcagcaatcagtcagaactcactccacctgccagcctctctacaaaagcctccctcagtcttctcttcagTCCTCACTTCCACCACGCCTGTCATGTCCGGTACTCTCGTTGCTGCACTGCTGGATGTCCTGCTAACCCAGTGCTCAGACCCCGGCACCTTCTAGAACTCtctctgtttcactgttggatCTACTGCAGCCCCTTCGTTCTATGGACTCTCTCTCCGCTGCTGTCCTGGTCGTTCTGCAGCCCCACGTCCAAAGAACCTTCTCTGCTGCACCTCCGGCTCCTCAGCAGTCCCGGCACCTTCTAGAACTCTCCTCGTGGTTCTGCTCGGATTCCTATCCGGCGTTCTCCAGTTTCCTCCggtcagcctgctcctgcactCATCAACTCCAGtccggtaactgactctggtttcACCATCCACAACTCATTCCTTGCAATGAACTCTAAAAAAAtgagctctgtgtgtgctctgtctgggttcatgaagaaaaatgttaaatttagaaTATTTTTAGGGACAGTGTTGGTGTTTATGGGGCTTTAACTGACAGAGAGCCACACAGTAAAGCTGTAAATACTCTCAGGACGTGTGACCTTCCTGGTTCTGTGTCTTCTGACTCTGAGGGCTACATGGCTAATAATCCCAGGCAGAGGTCAACGCCTTTCTTACCCGCTTCATCCTCACCTTTCAAACTGCTCATGTAGAAAAAGCTGCCATGTTTGCATATTTAGCAGCGTCTGTTCGGAGACATTTCTCTTTAATTCCAGCTTTCTCCGCCAACGAGAGCTCTGACATCACGTCAGGGTGTGAAATTAAAGCTGGAGGTGGTAGCAGCGCAGCAACGTGACCCAATCTGGTGTCACACTGAACAGAACCCAATAAAGAGAGAACAACGGCCCTGTGGCCCAAATATCAGACCGGCCAATTAGCCGTTCTGGGCCTGAACAGAGTTACCAACAATTTAAAGTAATGACAAACCAAAGCAGTGTAAAGTTAGATCTAAAGCCACAGAGAAGGAACTTTATCAGAAAGGCCagataaaagtagaaataagTACCAGAGTAAGTATTGCACAGTTACTGGTAATGTGGCAGTCAGGTGAGACGATGAAATATTAAACAGCAGCCGTTACAATATGAGCCAATCAGCAACATGCTGATGGTACAGCAGCCACTCAGGCGTGTGGAAGTGAACATCAGCGCCTGAGACGGTGTCAAGCGTTCCTGATGGGATCAGAACCATCAACCATCATCATGATGGATTCAGTGGAGCAGCAGAGGTTCTGAAGTCCAGCAGCAGCGGGAGGAAGGAGCTGTGGAAGCTGCtcagagcatctgggatgcagccgTCTGTCCctgaaggagctctgcagcagctcccagGACTGAACCGGACCTCCTCATGAGTTTATCCACCGACGGGTCAGAGCAGaatctacctgctgaggaggctgaggtctccTGGCCTGCAGGgggaccctaaccctaaccccccCCCACTCTGCACAGTGGCAGACTGCTCTGCTGCTAGACTGTAGAGCCAGGACCGCCTCCTGCATTTTCTATTGCTGTAGATTTGCTCTTTCTGTGGTCTCTCgttcttattttctgtttttagatatttttaccCCATATCTGCCTCTCACCTGCTGCCCAGCATCTGAACTTCCCtgtgagggacaataaaggacatTTGTGAGCTGCTCTGGGTGATCTGGGACTCCCTGAGCTTTCCTGCAGCTTTAGGACCAAAGGAGAAGATGCTTGAAGGAAGGCAGACAGAGGTCTGGGTACGAAGCTCCAGGCAGGAGGACCTCTGCAGGTCCAGGTGTGTGGAGGACTCACCTCTGGTGTAACAGGCCTGCTGGACCTTCCCCGTACACTGCAGCAGGTCGTCTACCAGCAGGAAATCTTTCCCATAGCAGCTGATGTGAAATGTTTGAGCTGCAGAAAAAACAGACAGTTTAGAAGAAACCTAAGAGCTGCTGAGGACACAGCTGGACCCGGAACCGCTGAGGGAGTTTGGACTTTACAGCTAGTGTCTGTGTTTCACCACTACAGGCCTTATGGAACAtggaagaccccccccccccagctgctGTTCATGTTCACCCAACCCTAACAGCTGACTTTATCACCTGAGGGCCCCTGACCCCCCCCGAGTCCCTGAGGTCACCTGTTAaccaacagccaatcagaatgagCTGCAGCACACCTGCTCGTTACAGAAgcaccaggggtccgttcttcgtacgtcgctaactcagttagcaggatttgattgttgacgatttggcatgatcttggatcgtttggtccttcgaaagacttcctgcacttgttgtcatagcaacatgtgcgccagcttaagcctgctccagagcaggcttatttcatgtaaacaggattagatggcaggtttataagcggaggagatgggaagtctgccgtagccgtgtccatttttacgacagcaacctgttgcggaaggtgcaagaataatttgcagagttttttcgaattaatcgcgtattgcgcaatagagaggatcctttagcgcagcacgacagtgtaattgtagagagatttttcttggtggctgtcataaacagacaaacacatcatataacagtggcttttaaagaggaaaaagtggtgttagagccataaatagaaaatatttaagttatttgtatgatggtttgctttttatttttatcatattcagtaagaagatttgttcaggccattttattgtgaagtttagttttactttgaaaggcttgcttcctgtcgagccgtatattgtattagaaaaaactatggttggattatctagacacggagcaatatagttttaccgtgtaaactgtggatgacttggaaaaggaagattttcattttttatggataaagattttttttgttaaaattcccagtttgcacgtgttctttacttcccgtgtctaaagaattacactgaaatttggatctcttgacataacaagtgcctttttaaaataaagcgtaataattaaaggctaccattttgtagaatattcttgtatttcactttcacttgtccccatgttctggtgggtcccgtggaggctctgacataaaagaacaaagttaatatgaaattattaaaatgcaaaaattcatactgtagaatgtgatagaaacatctaccatggacagtatttacgcattaatttgtctgctgctttttgccagccctctctcctggctttaacagatttttaggtgttttaattaataacttaaattcggcataacctttaagctcgtgttctgctgggagaaaaactgtgggcgttctttgctgagcagccaatagcagcgctgctgatcaatgtttctactatcgatacatttccccttttaaacaaacgcatgaacgcgcagttatctcagataactcaatccagccatactaatcataaacaacaggtgtgttggaagaacccaattagccagatcatgattagccggatgaaatcatcttggatgtctcatttgatcttggatgttttaagcaacgtacgaagaacggaccccaggtgttCCTGCAAACAGGTAAACTGATGCGTCGACAACATTTTAGCTTTTCTGTCTAttgaatgtttcagatcatcaaacactAAACATGTTAACAGCAGATAAAGAGAACTCAGATTTCATTAATTAGGGGAGAAAGCTCCACATGAACCTCCAGGGAAAAGGTGAATTATGATTAAATGACATTTGTTTATAGAGCTGAGGCTAATTTAAGAAGCCTAGGCCTCCAGAGATAAGGAGGTAAACAGAACCTCTGACGGCTCAAAGAGCTGAAAAAGCAACACAGCATCAGAAATAGTAGAACAACAAATCTCTGAGCTTAACTCTGTCTGCTGGAAAGGTTTACTCCGGCCTCCTGAGGCCTCAGGGCTCCAGGAGAACCAGAGGGAGAACCGTGATCCACACATGGAGAGAACAGTGGAGAAACTGGCCCTAGAccacctgcagctctgcaggaaCCGCGGagccagaaccactgctgacccaaaaGAACACAGAGGCCCGCCTCGCAGATATCTAACATCTTCTGATGATCTTGAGACTTCCTGAGGACTGATGAGACTAAATGGGTCCTTAGGGGGAGCAGTGGGACCCGTTCTGGTCCAGAACAGCATTTCAGGAACACAATCATCTCCAGTTATCACACATTTCATAGCAGCGGTTCTGCAGAGGGTGGAACTACGAATTATtagggtaaggggggggggtttggaTCTTTCTCCCTTCAGTGAATTAAACCAACATTTTAacctgctttctgtttttactcAGGTTCTCTTTGCAGACGCGTCTCTGTGGGACTCTgtaggggtgtgaatactttcagCCTTGGATCAGAACCTTTGTACTCCTCCTCCGTGAACAGCTTGGTGGTGGCGCTACCGTAAGCGGAGCCAAATAAGCAACTGATAGCGTTAGCTAACAATTATAGCTAACAATTATAGCTAACAATTATGTTAGCGTCCCGCTAACATAATTTCCTAACAAGCGAAGCAGCATCTGCTGAAGCTCCTGCAGGTTCCTGCCAGCCGGAGTAACCAGAACTGGACCTTCATTAAAGCAGATCACATGACGGTCCATTTACAGAACCGGGCCTCAGAACTTACTTTCCTGTTTTCTAACAGACTTCAGGAAGGAAGCATGTAACTCTGCAAAGATTCAGTTACAGTTTCAGCAGAACATCCAGGGTCCAGAACTAACCACGGTTTGGGTCTGAACACTTCCTGGAACCCGTAGTTCTGTGTTGGTTCTGATGATGCTGACAGCGCTGGTTGTGCACAGTTCTAGTCAAATAACGGTGGTTCTGATGTGGGTGCAGAGGTTTTCTTACCGGAGCAGAGcggcagcagcagaagcagcagcagacacaccttcatggttctggttctttggGTCCAAAAGGCTGACGAAGAGCAAACTGGGCTCTGGGCAGCCAGAAAGCCAAATATTTATCCTCTGCTGGAGAGAGATTAAGATCAGAGAACAAACTGTCCTGAACCCGTGAACTCTGGGTCACAAACAACATCAGAggcgtgtttgtttgtttttgctgagtCAGGATTCAGTTGGCCAAATTTCTGCTGAGTCAGGGTTCTCTTTGGGTCTAAGGTTCTAATGAGtcactctggaaacctgtttaatatgggatttaaaacaacaccaagatttttaactttattaccagaggccaagttaatgccatccagattaagtgattgattaagaagtttattttttgaggactctggtccaaagattacaacttctgtcttgtcagaatttagatgcaggaaatttaaagtcatccagcttttgatgtcatcaagacatgactgcagtcgaagtaattgattggattcatcaggatttatggataaatatagctgagtgtcatcagcataacagtggaaattaatcccatgctgtctgataatttagattagattagattaaactttattgtcattacacaggtacaggtacaaggcaacgaaatgcagtttaggtctaaccagaagtgcaatagcagcaagtgtaTGAAGGcagatttgtgtctttattattcaatcaaaaaaaaggttgcttcaatcaaaaaatatattttcaattaaaaaaaaattcacttcaattaaaaaaaaacttttcaatcaaagaaaaaaagtatttgaa
This window harbors:
- the wu:fj16a03 gene encoding uncharacterized protein wu:fj16a03: MKVCLLLLLLLPLCSAQTFHISCYGKDFLLVDDLLQCTGKVQQACYTRDNGEKGCTRLENCSRRGWTCCYTDRCNS